One segment of Spodoptera frugiperda isolate SF20-4 chromosome 5, AGI-APGP_CSIRO_Sfru_2.0, whole genome shotgun sequence DNA contains the following:
- the LOC118265338 gene encoding piggyBac transposable element-derived protein 3-like, translated as MSIVQLPSTRFYWNEDMGYPKVSTIMSCNRFEEIKRFIHFNDNLTQIPKGQPGHNPLHKIQPLLELLRQRILTVPKEQYMAVDEQIIPTKSRSSMRQYNPKKPHKWGYKNFVLSGSSGFSFDFEIYTGAQGPVQSDTNLPKISTSSDVVVRLSRTIPEGLNYKLFFDNWYTSLPLLTYLNKKGILPIGTIKANRIPGYKVPVEKDLKKKGRGTTVEKLTTIDNTDISVVTWYDNRVVNLASTYVGSKPSSEVRRFNKKEKTYQNVSCPKAVTVYNRHMGGVDLLDALLGYYRIQIRSKKFYHRIFFHMIDMMTVNAWLLYRRTLADSDPYLPLADFKCAVAEGLSQTNKPSTSGKRGRPSYELENAIEAKKLRGPIAIMPSRDVRLDQIDHMPVWTTRQRCKVPECNGRSHVECQKCKVSLCLNDKRNCFKLFHTT; from the coding sequence ATGTCGATAGTTCAGTTACCCTCTACAAGATTTTATTGGAATGAGGATATGGGGTACCCAAAAGTTAGTACAATAATGTCTTGTAATCGTTTCGAAGAAATCAAacgttttattcattttaacgATAATTTGACACAAATACCAAAAGGTCAGCCAGGACATAACCCACTTCACAAAATCCAACCATTATTGGAGCTTTTAAGGCAAAGAATTTTGACAGTTCCTAAAGAACAGTATATGGCTGTTGATGAACAAATTATACCTACCAAGAGCAGATCATCTATGCGGCAGTACAACCCTAAGAAACCCCACAAATGGGGCTACAAAAACTTTGTCCTTAGCGGCAGTTCAGgatttagttttgattttgaaatatataCTGGAGCTCAGGGACCTGTACAATCTGACACTAATTTGCCAAAAATAAGTACTAGCAGTGACGTCGTAGTTCGCCTTTCTAGGACAATACCAGAAGGACTCAATTACAAACTATTCTTTGATAACTGGTACACGTCACTACCCCTTTTGACGTACCTTAACAAAAAAGGTATTTTACCAATAGGCACCATAAAAGCTAATCGTATCCCAGGCTACAAGGTTCCAGttgaaaaagatttaaaaaaaaaaggccgAGGAACTACTGTAGAAAAATTGACCACAATTGACAACACTGATATATCAGTAGTGACCTGGTACGACAACAGAGTTGTGAACTTAGCTTCAACTTATGTTGGCAGCAAACCATCATCTGAAGTTCGacgtttcaataaaaaagaaaaaacatatcaaaatgTATCATGTCCAAAGGCAGTCACGGTTTATAATAGACATATGGGTGGCGTGGACTTATTAGACGCTCTTCTTGGCTATTATAGAATTCAGATTAGATCGAAAAAGTTCTACCACCGCATATTTTTCCATATGATTGATATGATGACAGTTAATGCGTGGTTGTTATACAGGAGAACTTTAGCGGATTCAGACCCATATTTACCTTTAGCCGACTTCAAATGCGCAGTAGCTGAAGGGTTAAGCCAGACTAATAAACCATCAACAAGTGGAAAACGAGGACGGCCTTCTTATGAACTGGAAAATGCTATTGAAGCGAAGAAATTGAGAGGACCCATTGCTATCATGCCGTCTAGAGATGTAAGACTGGATCAAATAGATCATATGCCTGTCTGGACCACTAGACAGCGGTGCAAAGTACCAGAATGTAATGGTAGGTCACATGTTGAGTGCCAAAAATGTAAAGTGAGCCTATGTCTTAATgacaaaagaaattgttttaagttatttcATACAACATAA